A single window of Asticcacaulis sp. AND118 DNA harbors:
- a CDS encoding prolyl oligopeptidase family serine peptidase → MRIEILWRTATALTALSVVLTLSPLTPAVRAADVTYQTPPAPIGQILDAAPTPSVMVSPERKTMAQLGRENLPSIAAVSEPILRLGGYRINPRNNGPIEARAAWLNRLAFEDVSTGTVREVALPAGTRFLSPRWSPDGVKLAFLADAPRNSGGGLELWVADVKTATAKKLTSGIVNAAFSPSFDWLSDGQGILVPAIPARRGAPPVADPAPAGPIVQESKGRTAAIRTYQDLLGNAHDEVLFDYYFTSQITRVSLNGDVTTIGDPGILTSVAVSPDGKYLLTSRLKRPYSYLVPASRFPTEIAVSTIEGQPVKGLADRPLIDNLPAAFDAVPTGMRAVSWRADAPATLVWAEAQDGGNPRTKAVVRDSLFTLAAPFGGAPEKLIDLDQRYAGLDWGRADTALVTSRWFDTRKEKRIVIDPSQPGAGRVLIERNYQDRYNDPGDVVTRRTAEGEDVLHFTPDGKSVFVTGAGASAKGEFPFVGRMSLADGKVTRLWQAEAPYYEAPVALADAAGKTVITRRESKDDAPNYFVRPVKGGAKARALTQFPDRAPQFAGVTKQTLTYTRADGVTLSGTLYLPAGYNKAKDGPLPLLMWAYPEEFTDATVASQTVDSGNRFTRPGGASHLFLLTQGYAVLDGPSMPIIGKDGAEPNDTYVEQLTASARAAVDAVVALGVADRDRIAVGGHSYGAFMTANLLAHTDLFRTGIARSGAYNRTLTPFGFQSEQRTYWEATDTYTKMSPFTYVRQVNEPILLIHGEVDDNSGTFPIQSERFYAALKGAGANVRYVVLPNEAHSYRARESTLHTLWEMTQWLDTYVKNAPPRKAEPAAQ, encoded by the coding sequence ATGCGGATCGAAATCTTATGGCGCACGGCGACGGCTCTGACAGCCCTTTCGGTCGTACTGACCCTATCGCCCCTCACCCCGGCGGTACGGGCGGCGGACGTGACCTATCAGACGCCGCCGGCCCCTATCGGACAGATTCTCGACGCCGCGCCTACGCCCTCGGTCATGGTCAGCCCCGAACGCAAGACCATGGCGCAGTTGGGCCGCGAGAATCTCCCTTCCATCGCCGCGGTGTCCGAGCCGATTCTGCGTCTGGGTGGCTACCGCATCAATCCGCGCAATAACGGCCCCATCGAGGCGCGCGCCGCCTGGCTCAACCGGCTGGCTTTCGAAGACGTATCCACGGGCACGGTGCGCGAGGTCGCCCTGCCCGCCGGGACGCGCTTCCTGTCACCGCGCTGGTCGCCGGACGGCGTGAAGCTGGCTTTTCTCGCCGACGCGCCCCGTAACTCTGGCGGCGGTCTGGAGCTGTGGGTCGCCGATGTGAAGACGGCGACGGCGAAAAAGCTCACCTCCGGCATTGTCAATGCGGCCTTCAGTCCGTCCTTCGACTGGCTGTCGGACGGTCAGGGCATACTGGTTCCCGCCATCCCCGCACGGCGCGGTGCGCCGCCTGTGGCCGACCCCGCACCCGCTGGTCCTATCGTACAGGAATCGAAAGGCCGCACCGCTGCCATCCGCACCTATCAGGATCTACTCGGCAATGCGCACGACGAAGTCCTGTTCGACTACTACTTCACCTCGCAGATCACCCGCGTCTCGCTGAATGGCGATGTGACGACCATCGGTGATCCCGGCATTTTGACCTCCGTCGCCGTGTCCCCCGACGGCAAATATCTGCTTACCAGCCGCCTGAAGCGGCCCTACAGCTATCTGGTCCCCGCCAGCCGCTTCCCGACCGAGATTGCGGTTTCAACCATCGAGGGGCAGCCGGTGAAGGGGCTGGCCGACCGTCCGCTGATCGACAACCTCCCTGCGGCCTTCGACGCCGTGCCGACCGGCATGCGCGCGGTGTCGTGGCGCGCCGACGCCCCGGCCACGCTGGTCTGGGCCGAAGCGCAGGACGGCGGCAACCCCCGCACCAAGGCCGTCGTCCGCGACAGCCTGTTCACCCTCGCCGCCCCCTTCGGCGGCGCACCGGAGAAGCTGATCGACCTCGATCAGCGCTATGCCGGGCTGGACTGGGGCCGCGCCGACACCGCCCTCGTCACCAGCCGCTGGTTCGACACGCGCAAGGAAAAGCGCATCGTCATCGATCCCTCGCAGCCGGGCGCAGGCCGCGTGCTGATCGAACGCAACTATCAGGACCGCTATAACGATCCGGGCGATGTCGTGACCCGCCGCACCGCCGAGGGCGAGGACGTGCTGCACTTCACGCCGGACGGCAAATCGGTCTTCGTCACCGGCGCGGGCGCATCGGCCAAAGGCGAGTTTCCGTTCGTCGGCAGGATGTCGCTGGCCGACGGCAAGGTCACCCGCCTGTGGCAGGCCGAGGCCCCCTATTACGAAGCCCCGGTCGCTCTGGCCGATGCCGCCGGCAAGACGGTGATCACCCGCCGCGAAAGCAAGGACGACGCGCCCAACTACTTCGTCCGCCCGGTAAAGGGCGGCGCGAAGGCGCGCGCCCTGACGCAGTTCCCCGACCGCGCCCCGCAATTCGCCGGCGTCACCAAGCAGACCCTCACCTATACGCGCGCTGATGGCGTTACGCTGTCGGGCACGCTCTATCTGCCCGCCGGCTACAACAAGGCCAAGGACGGCCCGCTGCCTCTGCTGATGTGGGCCTATCCGGAGGAGTTCACCGACGCCACCGTGGCCAGCCAGACCGTGGATAGCGGCAACCGCTTCACCCGTCCGGGCGGGGCCAGCCATCTGTTCCTGCTGACCCAGGGCTATGCCGTGCTCGACGGTCCCTCCATGCCCATCATCGGCAAGGACGGCGCAGAGCCCAACGACACCTATGTCGAACAACTGACCGCCAGCGCCAGGGCCGCCGTCGACGCCGTGGTGGCGCTGGGCGTCGCCGACCGCGACCGCATCGCCGTGGGCGGCCACAGCTACGGGGCCTTCATGACCGCCAACCTGCTGGCGCATACGGATCTATTCCGCACCGGCATCGCGCGCTCGGGCGCCTATAACCGCACCCTGACCCCGTTCGGGTTCCAGTCGGAGCAGCGCACCTATTGGGAAGCCACCGACACCTACACGAAGATGAGCCCCTTCACCTATGTACGTCAGGTGAACGAGCCGATACTGCTTATTCACGGCGAGGTGGACGACAATTCCGGCACCTTCCCGATCCAGAGCGAACGCTTCTATGCGGCGCTCAAAGGGGCCGGGGCCAATGTCCGCTATGTGGTCCTGCCTAACGAAGCCCATAGCTATCGCGCCCGGGAATCGACTTTGCATACCCTGTGGGAAATGACGCAGTGGCTGGACACCTATGTGAAGAACGCCCCGCCGCGGAAAGCGGAACCCGCGGCGCAATAA
- a CDS encoding TonB-dependent siderophore receptor, whose amino-acid sequence MLKHTLKRGGSLAALVLSVSLTGGLVTAGLAAPALAQSSKAAIAFNIPSQNGAKALNEFARQAGVQLLFPYDAAAKVQTPAIKGTYTREEALARLIVATNFEVASITDTTVSLREKSTASGPQAVEEPQEVVVTGSRLRRPTFESPVPLMILGNEELAQEGYTDIADALTDIPGIDQAASLSNGQSSTQTNGISTISLRGMGSNRTLTLIDGRRTVSNVGNSNTVSLSTIPAAFVDRIEVTTGGASAVYGSDAIAGVVNIKTRTKFDGVIFSADKGLTQDGGGGSSEAGFLAGTSFFGKRLRVMLAANHEEQDILRATDRDSALDSLTYSQTTNTVSGPDVSSYTFGGRFQTSTSSTATKYYFDETSGTTYKTGFVTAINGVDLRPEGTLMTPRTTDNVALKAVYDLGNDLVLKGQLMYSHIVTAGTRYTPSAYYNTTYGINDEFTVGRMNKANPYLALYPTVQAATPTAGLYWYRRFGEVGVMTIDNDRTTLRGIFSLEGKAFGGNWNWDLGYSFGEFEQNQYRSNGLNYENLSYAMKATTVNGQIVCLDTTARANGCVPVNPFGIGSISAAAANYIRANAWYNAKNEQESFTGNITGSLFELPAGPVEAAFGFEVRRDSTRTQTDDQTERGVTSYAYIPRYSGEVKASEVYAEASFPLLRDVPFAYRLNVDAAVRAAKYDLDGVDNTLSYRAGAQWAPVRGLNFRATLARAQRAPNISELYSPPRDDFETVVDPCNGVTATTAGTIAANCRANAGIAAAIAADGLFRQDSTSVNTPNAGNLLVQEETADTVTFGVVFSPSFLPRFQASIDYYDIKVEGVISSLQTAMILNSCYSDGAGTSNRFCGFVNRDSEGQLTRIINRVDNLDEMRAEGIDVAVAYRFDLDQWKVPGRFDARLNYNRRLKLEQSYQGLTGMEVDDWVGEVGGAEDEARASLAWTNKGLMLKWSTRYISDVVDSNERLAAVQAAGTVNPLYLYLDSYTRHDFSFSYKPSTHDGLKIYGNVRNVFDEYGPYLPAGTDSGNDFNYSSVYGMMGRSFQIGFQVEF is encoded by the coding sequence ATGCTGAAACACACACTGAAGCGCGGCGGCTCTTTGGCCGCGCTGGTTCTGAGCGTTAGCCTGACCGGAGGCCTGGTGACCGCAGGTCTGGCCGCACCCGCCCTGGCGCAATCGTCGAAGGCCGCCATCGCTTTCAATATTCCGTCGCAGAACGGTGCCAAGGCGTTGAACGAGTTCGCGCGTCAGGCCGGTGTTCAGCTTCTCTTCCCCTACGATGCGGCCGCCAAGGTGCAAACGCCCGCGATCAAAGGCACCTACACCCGCGAAGAGGCTCTCGCTCGCCTTATCGTCGCGACTAATTTCGAAGTCGCCAGCATCACCGACACCACGGTCAGCCTGCGCGAAAAGAGCACGGCCTCCGGCCCTCAGGCCGTAGAGGAACCGCAGGAGGTGGTGGTGACCGGATCGCGCCTGCGCCGCCCGACCTTTGAAAGCCCGGTGCCGCTGATGATCCTGGGCAATGAGGAACTGGCTCAGGAAGGCTATACGGATATTGCCGATGCCCTGACCGACATTCCCGGCATCGATCAGGCCGCCAGCCTGTCGAACGGACAATCCTCGACCCAGACCAATGGCATCTCGACCATCTCGCTGCGCGGCATGGGCTCCAACCGCACCCTGACCCTGATCGACGGCCGCCGGACCGTATCGAACGTCGGCAACAGCAATACGGTGTCGCTGTCGACCATCCCCGCGGCCTTTGTCGACCGCATCGAAGTGACGACCGGCGGCGCGTCGGCGGTCTACGGTTCCGACGCCATTGCCGGCGTCGTCAACATCAAGACGCGCACCAAGTTCGACGGCGTGATCTTTTCGGCCGACAAAGGCCTGACCCAGGACGGCGGCGGCGGTTCCAGCGAAGCCGGTTTTCTGGCGGGCACCTCCTTCTTCGGCAAGCGCCTGCGGGTGATGCTGGCCGCCAATCACGAAGAGCAGGACATCCTGCGCGCCACCGACCGCGATAGCGCGCTCGATTCCCTGACCTATTCGCAGACCACCAACACGGTATCGGGTCCGGACGTGTCCAGCTACACCTTCGGCGGTCGCTTCCAGACCTCGACCAGTTCGACGGCCACCAAGTACTATTTCGACGAAACGAGCGGCACGACCTATAAAACAGGCTTCGTCACGGCGATCAACGGCGTCGATCTGCGCCCCGAAGGCACGCTGATGACGCCGCGCACGACCGACAATGTCGCGCTCAAGGCCGTGTACGACCTCGGCAACGATCTGGTCCTCAAAGGTCAGTTGATGTATTCGCACATCGTGACCGCCGGCACGCGCTACACCCCCAGCGCCTATTACAACACCACCTACGGCATCAATGACGAGTTCACCGTCGGCCGCATGAACAAGGCCAATCCGTACCTCGCCCTGTATCCGACCGTTCAGGCCGCCACTCCTACCGCCGGCCTCTACTGGTATCGCCGCTTCGGTGAGGTGGGCGTCATGACCATCGACAACGACCGCACGACGCTGCGCGGGATTTTCAGCCTCGAAGGCAAGGCGTTCGGCGGCAACTGGAACTGGGATCTCGGCTATTCGTTCGGTGAATTCGAGCAGAACCAGTACCGCTCGAACGGCCTGAACTACGAAAACCTGTCCTACGCCATGAAGGCGACGACCGTGAACGGGCAGATCGTCTGTCTCGACACGACGGCCCGCGCCAATGGCTGCGTGCCGGTCAATCCGTTCGGCATCGGCTCGATCAGCGCAGCGGCCGCCAACTATATCCGCGCCAACGCCTGGTATAACGCCAAGAACGAGCAGGAATCCTTCACCGGCAACATCACCGGCTCGCTGTTCGAACTGCCCGCTGGTCCGGTCGAGGCCGCCTTCGGCTTCGAAGTGCGCCGCGACTCGACCCGCACCCAGACCGACGATCAGACCGAACGCGGCGTGACCAGCTACGCCTACATCCCCCGCTATTCGGGTGAGGTGAAGGCCAGCGAAGTCTATGCCGAAGCCAGCTTCCCGCTGCTGCGCGACGTACCCTTCGCCTATCGTCTGAACGTCGATGCCGCCGTTCGCGCCGCCAAGTACGATCTCGACGGCGTGGACAATACGCTCAGCTACCGCGCCGGCGCTCAGTGGGCGCCCGTCCGCGGCCTGAACTTCCGGGCGACCCTGGCCCGCGCCCAGCGCGCACCGAACATCTCGGAACTGTATTCGCCGCCCCGCGACGACTTCGAAACCGTGGTCGATCCGTGCAACGGCGTCACCGCGACGACCGCCGGGACCATTGCCGCCAATTGCCGCGCCAATGCCGGCATAGCGGCGGCCATCGCCGCTGACGGCCTGTTCAGGCAGGACAGCACCAGCGTCAATACGCCCAATGCCGGCAACCTGCTGGTTCAGGAAGAAACCGCCGACACGGTCACCTTCGGCGTCGTGTTCAGCCCGTCCTTCCTGCCGCGCTTTCAGGCCAGCATCGACTATTACGACATCAAGGTCGAAGGCGTGATTTCTTCGCTGCAGACCGCAATGATCCTCAATTCGTGCTATTCGGACGGCGCCGGGACCAGCAACCGCTTCTGCGGCTTCGTCAATCGCGATTCCGAAGGCCAGTTGACGCGCATCATCAACCGGGTGGACAATCTGGACGAGATGCGCGCCGAAGGCATCGACGTGGCTGTCGCCTATCGCTTCGACCTCGATCAGTGGAAGGTGCCGGGCCGTTTCGATGCCCGCCTGAACTATAATCGCCGCCTCAAGCTGGAGCAGAGCTATCAGGGCCTGACCGGCATGGAAGTGGACGATTGGGTCGGTGAGGTCGGCGGCGCCGAGGACGAGGCGCGCGCAAGCCTAGCCTGGACGAACAAGGGCCTGATGCTGAAATGGTCGACCCGCTACATCTCCGACGTGGTCGATTCCAACGAGCGTCTGGCGGCGGTTCAGGCCGCCGGCACGGTGAACCCGCTGTATCTCTATCTGGACAGCTACACCCGCCACGACTTCAGCTTCAGCTACAAGCCCTCGACGCATGACGGCCTCAAAATCTATGGCAACGTGCGCAACGTGTTCGACGAATACGGCCCCTACCTGCCTGCGGGCACGGATTCAGGGAACGATTTCAACTACTCGTCCGTTTACGGCATGATGGGCCGGAGCTTCCAGATCGGCTTCCAGGTCGAGTTCTAA
- a CDS encoding S9 family peptidase, with amino-acid sequence MILMLSVCAPVITHAANPATVQAETPPKAMTAVDLLSLQRASDPRLSPDGRVVLYRVSTSDWKKNRVTLSLWRANADGSEPRLMVDEGGGDLSWSPDSRRFAFVARRGEDKASQIYLMSVDGGEARRLTDSAQNVSDLRWSPDGRFIYFTARSPETKADKKRLSEKDDMFAFEDARTRTQLRRADVVTGKLQTVAGGDFDVKSYDVAADGETVAYVRAPSRLLDDGPFGEVWWQSGTGKARQLTDNNYGESGVKLSPDGRTVLFLANAKDGAYGTVNRNLFALNTETKAVAELGTRATDAPGWEIESAAFAPDGKSVYFTANEGVRATLNRVPVTGGAWQTLVTGDSVVSDVDVSASGRLAYIQSSATSPAELFTFDPRRLQSTQVTHLSDDLKTRFRLPRQEALRWVAPDGQALEGLVTYPLDYVPGKAYPLVVQNHGGPRSVDQFNIFSYGRLNPLLAARGIMTLSVNYRGGTAYGDTFLQGMNGGYFKYADKDVLSGIDELIRRGLADPERLGVMGWSAGGHMTNRLITTTDRFKAAASGAGTVDWTSMYLTSDTRWQRQEWFITPPYGTSARRDLYEEYSALSRLDKVTTPTLIMAGAEDDRVPTAQSIMLYRSLKALGVETELYLAPREPHNFAELRHRLFQVNKHMDWFLSRLTGQDYLWDKAPDSKADGRREDEEEDGPEDASMR; translated from the coding sequence ATGATCCTTATGCTTTCGGTCTGCGCCCCCGTCATAACCCACGCGGCCAACCCGGCCACGGTGCAGGCGGAAACGCCGCCAAAAGCCATGACCGCCGTCGATCTTCTCAGCCTGCAACGCGCCTCCGATCCGCGCCTCTCGCCCGATGGCCGCGTGGTGCTTTATCGCGTCAGCACCAGCGACTGGAAGAAGAACCGCGTCACACTGTCTTTGTGGCGCGCCAATGCCGACGGCAGCGAGCCGCGCCTGATGGTCGACGAAGGCGGCGGCGATCTGAGCTGGTCGCCCGACAGCCGCCGCTTCGCCTTCGTGGCGCGGCGCGGCGAAGACAAGGCCTCGCAGATCTACCTCATGTCCGTGGACGGCGGCGAAGCCAGACGCCTGACCGACAGCGCGCAAAACGTCAGCGACCTGCGCTGGTCACCGGATGGCCGCTTCATCTATTTCACCGCGCGCTCGCCCGAAACCAAGGCCGACAAGAAACGCCTGAGCGAGAAGGATGACATGTTCGCCTTCGAAGACGCACGCACCCGCACGCAGTTGCGACGCGCGGACGTTGTGACCGGCAAGCTGCAAACGGTGGCCGGCGGCGATTTCGACGTCAAATCCTACGATGTCGCCGCCGATGGCGAAACCGTCGCCTATGTCCGCGCCCCCTCGCGCCTGCTGGATGACGGGCCGTTCGGTGAGGTGTGGTGGCAATCGGGGACGGGCAAGGCGCGGCAACTGACCGACAATAATTACGGCGAAAGCGGCGTCAAACTCTCGCCGGATGGCCGCACCGTGCTGTTTCTGGCCAATGCCAAAGACGGAGCCTACGGCACGGTCAACCGCAACCTGTTCGCGCTGAATACCGAGACGAAGGCCGTGGCCGAACTGGGCACCCGCGCAACGGACGCGCCCGGTTGGGAAATCGAAAGCGCCGCCTTCGCGCCGGACGGCAAGAGCGTCTATTTCACCGCCAATGAAGGCGTGCGCGCGACGCTCAACCGTGTGCCTGTCACCGGCGGCGCCTGGCAGACCCTGGTCACCGGCGACAGCGTTGTGTCCGACGTCGACGTATCCGCCAGCGGTCGCCTCGCCTATATCCAGTCTTCGGCCACCTCTCCCGCCGAACTGTTCACCTTCGATCCCAGGCGCCTGCAATCGACGCAGGTCACGCATCTGAGTGACGACCTGAAAACGCGTTTCCGCCTGCCGCGTCAGGAGGCCCTGCGCTGGGTCGCCCCCGACGGTCAGGCGCTGGAAGGGCTCGTCACCTATCCGCTCGACTACGTGCCGGGCAAGGCCTATCCGCTTGTCGTGCAGAACCACGGCGGCCCGCGCAGCGTCGATCAGTTCAATATCTTCAGCTATGGCCGCCTCAATCCGCTGCTGGCGGCGCGCGGCATCATGACGCTGAGCGTCAATTATCGCGGCGGCACCGCCTATGGCGACACCTTCCTGCAGGGGATGAACGGCGGCTATTTCAAATATGCCGACAAGGACGTGCTGTCCGGCATCGATGAGCTGATCCGGCGCGGGCTGGCCGATCCAGAGCGTCTGGGCGTGATGGGCTGGAGCGCCGGCGGCCATATGACCAACCGCCTGATCACCACGACCGACCGCTTCAAGGCGGCGGCATCGGGTGCAGGCACGGTCGACTGGACGTCGATGTACCTGACCTCGGACACGCGCTGGCAGCGTCAGGAATGGTTCATCACCCCGCCCTACGGCACGTCGGCGCGCCGCGACCTCTACGAGGAATATTCAGCCCTGTCGCGCCTCGACAAGGTGACGACGCCGACGCTTATCATGGCCGGGGCCGAGGACGATCGCGTGCCGACGGCGCAGTCGATCATGCTCTATCGCTCACTGAAGGCGCTGGGCGTTGAGACCGAACTTTACCTCGCCCCGCGCGAGCCGCACAATTTCGCCGAGTTGCGTCACCGGCTGTTTCAGGTCAACAAGCATATGGACTGGTTTTTGTCGCGTCTGACCGGACAGGACTACCTCTGGGACAAGGCCCCAGACAGCAAGGCCGACGGTAGGCGCGAGGACGAGGAAGAGGACGGGCCGGAAGACGCGTCGATGCGCTAA
- a CDS encoding ferritin-like domain-containing protein encodes MSFVEPPIIIHNREQLLDSLSEAAEIEHNLMCCYLYAAWSLKSEDDDDLDPDTQKAVRGWQRAIVDVAIDEMTHLTLVANLMNAIGGVAHLSRPNFPVADGYHPSGIQVRLAPFTHETLQHFIYLERPEGSHESDGPGFDNRPPYQRALAGLRLMPSAQDYLTVGHLYRSVEAGLQQLSEEMGEAALFCGDPALQVCPNILALTGLVRITDLASARQAIQTIVEQGEGTVIGCARSHYSRFVKIREAYDAFLAADPDFKPAHNAARNPVMRRPIQNPEDRVWVECERPRQILDLANAIYNHMLRFLAQGFVATDLAEKRLMINTSIDLMRALDPLARELARLKANDRDDCNAGLSFATLRTLDTPHSTPAIRRLLAERLQEIREGGRDIAPSPRVDRALSNLDAICKAYRRGAALTEEAAPAPAAAAPDSLKAAAPETLSETGRNSAPEIVEGKDITLVVDMKRCIHARFCVTGAPKSFIANVAGPWLHPDATPAAQLAEIAHACPSGAIAYRGKTLPDEQAPHVNMMRIRENGPNAIHAPLTVGGEDIGFRATFCRCGASKNKPYCDGSHHEVHFAASGEPETQSLDALAIRNGPLQVDPQRNGPLRLTGNLEICAGTGRVVKRVEGALLCRCGQSNAKPFCDGSHRAAGFEADGV; translated from the coding sequence ATGTCGTTCGTAGAGCCTCCGATCATCATTCACAATCGCGAACAACTTCTCGACAGCCTGAGCGAGGCCGCCGAGATCGAGCACAACCTGATGTGCTGCTATCTCTATGCGGCATGGTCATTGAAGTCCGAAGACGACGACGATCTCGACCCCGATACGCAAAAGGCCGTGCGCGGATGGCAGCGCGCCATCGTCGATGTTGCTATCGATGAAATGACCCACCTGACGCTGGTCGCCAATCTGATGAATGCGATCGGCGGCGTCGCGCATCTCAGTCGACCCAACTTTCCGGTCGCCGACGGCTATCACCCGTCAGGCATTCAGGTGCGGCTGGCCCCCTTCACGCACGAGACGCTTCAGCATTTCATCTATCTGGAAAGACCGGAAGGCAGCCACGAGTCCGACGGTCCAGGCTTCGACAACCGCCCGCCCTATCAGCGCGCCTTGGCGGGCCTGCGTCTCATGCCTTCGGCTCAGGACTATCTGACGGTGGGCCATCTTTACCGCTCGGTTGAGGCCGGTCTTCAACAACTGAGCGAGGAGATGGGCGAAGCGGCGCTTTTCTGCGGCGATCCGGCGCTTCAGGTCTGCCCGAACATTCTGGCCCTGACCGGCCTCGTGCGCATAACCGATCTGGCTTCGGCCCGGCAGGCCATTCAAACGATCGTGGAACAGGGCGAAGGCACGGTGATCGGCTGCGCCCGCAGCCACTACAGCCGTTTCGTGAAAATCCGCGAAGCTTATGACGCGTTTCTTGCGGCCGACCCCGATTTCAAGCCGGCGCACAATGCGGCGCGCAATCCCGTAATGCGGCGTCCGATCCAGAACCCCGAAGACCGCGTCTGGGTCGAATGCGAACGACCGCGGCAGATACTGGACCTCGCTAACGCCATCTATAACCACATGCTGCGCTTTCTGGCTCAGGGCTTCGTCGCGACGGACCTTGCCGAAAAGCGGCTGATGATCAATACGTCGATCGACCTGATGCGCGCACTCGATCCGCTCGCGCGGGAACTGGCCCGCCTGAAGGCCAACGATCGCGACGACTGCAATGCTGGCCTCAGTTTTGCGACCTTGCGAACGCTGGATACGCCCCATTCGACGCCCGCCATCCGGCGGCTGCTGGCCGAGCGGCTGCAGGAAATACGCGAAGGCGGTCGGGATATCGCACCCAGCCCGCGTGTAGATCGCGCCCTTTCCAATCTGGACGCCATCTGCAAAGCCTACCGGCGGGGGGCGGCTCTAACGGAGGAGGCCGCCCCTGCCCCCGCGGCGGCTGCGCCGGATTCCCTTAAGGCGGCGGCTCCCGAAACGCTTTCCGAAACGGGCAGAAATTCCGCACCGGAAATCGTTGAGGGAAAGGATATCACGCTGGTCGTGGACATGAAGCGTTGCATTCACGCCCGGTTCTGCGTCACGGGCGCGCCGAAGAGTTTTATCGCCAACGTTGCCGGCCCCTGGCTCCATCCCGACGCGACACCCGCCGCACAACTGGCCGAGATCGCACACGCCTGCCCGTCAGGGGCCATCGCCTACAGGGGCAAGACGCTGCCGGACGAGCAGGCTCCGCACGTTAACATGATGCGTATCCGCGAAAACGGCCCGAATGCCATCCATGCTCCTCTGACGGTCGGCGGCGAAGATATCGGCTTTCGGGCGACCTTTTGCCGGTGCGGCGCGTCGAAAAACAAGCCCTACTGCGACGGCTCGCATCACGAGGTGCATTTCGCGGCGTCCGGCGAACCGGAGACCCAGAGCCTGGATGCGCTGGCGATCCGTAATGGTCCGCTGCAAGTAGACCCGCAGCGCAACGGGCCGCTAAGGCTCACCGGCAATCTCGAAATCTGCGCCGGCACAGGACGGGTGGTAAAGCGCGTCGAAGGCGCGTTGCTGTGCCGGTGCGGCCAGTCCAATGCCAAGCCCTTTTGCGACGGCAGCCATCGCGCGGCCGGATTCGAGGCCGACGGCGTCTGA
- a CDS encoding biliverdin-producing heme oxygenase, which yields MTASMDTDTRSTRLKGLTTGTHDRLDRSIMAGDPFADVENYAKFLKVQYLFHRDIGTLYDVPELAALLPDLEGRRRFDKVVLDLSDVGADAPEADGAPRFVKGATVDLPTALGWLYVAEGSNLGAAFLLKFAAKLGLDATKGARHLAPADEGRGLHWRTFTAALDAIDLTAEEEARVTAGAGAAFTRVHGLVRRFFDGV from the coding sequence ATGACAGCGAGCATGGACACCGATACACGCTCCACGCGTCTGAAGGGGCTGACGACGGGAACGCATGATCGTCTGGATAGGTCGATTATGGCGGGTGACCCGTTCGCTGATGTCGAAAACTACGCCAAGTTCCTCAAGGTCCAGTACCTGTTCCATCGTGATATCGGCACGCTCTATGACGTGCCGGAACTGGCGGCGTTGCTGCCCGATCTGGAAGGTCGCCGCCGATTTGATAAGGTGGTGTTGGACCTGAGCGATGTCGGGGCGGACGCCCCCGAAGCCGACGGGGCGCCGCGTTTCGTCAAGGGTGCGACGGTCGATCTGCCGACCGCGCTCGGCTGGCTCTATGTGGCCGAAGGCTCCAATCTGGGGGCCGCCTTCCTGCTCAAATTCGCCGCGAAACTGGGCCTCGACGCCACGAAGGGCGCGCGGCATCTGGCGCCCGCCGATGAAGGCCGCGGTTTGCACTGGCGCACCTTTACTGCGGCGCTGGACGCTATCGACCTCACGGCGGAAGAAGAGGCGCGGGTCACCGCCGGGGCGGGGGCCGCCTTTACCCGCGTGCATGGGCTGGTGCGGCGTTTCTTCGATGGCGTTTGA